TATATGTGCCCATGCAAAAGACCGCTGCGTCCTGACCCGACAGTGCTGGGGCGAGCGCTGAGCAATTAGCGAAGTCCTGATGCACAACTTCATGCAGCTTGGGGTGAGAGATGCCGAGTTCCCTGCGCCCAATAGACGTCGCGCATTCGATGGCGGGATGTTCGAGCGCATAGCGAAGGGCGTAACCACCCACCATTCCTGTAGCGCCCACGATTACAAGCCGCCTTTGGTCGATCGCTCGAACGTTCATCTACAACTCCCTGGCACTGCAACTGCGTTCGTCGACTCCGTTTGGTAGTTCGAGGGTTATGATAATGCGCGCTCCTCCAGCCAGTCGACATAGAGCAAACGCTCCGCAAACAGCCACACGTCGTCCATCTTCACGAAGGTGTCATAGTAGCGGAGCGAGGCCAGCATCAAACGTCGCTTCTCCCCGTCAACTGTGACATGGTGTGCAAGGCAATAGGCCTCACCGGTTGCTCGATCATTCGTCAACGTGACGATTGTGCTCTGTCCGACGAAGTGTGTGGTCGCGTCATACTTGTTCAGGTCCGCGAATATAGGAGCGAGTGCTTCGCGCGAATGCAGCTCTTGTGTGGGCGTCGGATCTTTCGCGTTCATGTATACGACGAAATGCGTGTCTGTCGTGAAAAGAGACATCTGACCTCGCGCATCGCGCCGATCGGCACAATGGGCGTAGGCCTCGACGAGTTCCCGGATGGAGAGTCGATCTGCGGCTTCTTCCGGCGAGATCGTAATGTGTTTGCTCATAAGTCATCTCCTTGATGAATCTGTTTTAGACGCCGCAGAGGTTACGCGAGAATGGCGCGCGGTTCAAGAAAGGCACTGATCACGTATCTGCCATATTCACGGCCGACACCAGAATATTTGAATCCTCCCCAGGGAGCCTGCGGATCATCTGTCATGTTGTTGATGACGACGCGACCGGCTCGTATCTGTGACGCTATCTTCCTCGTCGCCCAGAGTGACTTGGCCGATTACCTGACCGTTAGTCGGCTTGATGATGTCCATGACTTCCCGGCCGTGGGATTCGACGAATGCCCCATCGATGTAGTGTGTTGTGATCGTTTTCATTGTGTTTCTCCTTTCAAGTCGAATACATGTCAGAGCGAAGTGACAATGCAGTCAATTGGTCGAGCTTCAGATCTCTCCGAAGTCCGAAATTGCTGGTAACTGTATTGGCCAGGCGAAGTTGGCTTTATTTCGTATGCCTGATGGGGCATGCGGGACGTGCGCCCTGATTCCGTCGCAATAACCGGAAGAAGACAGCGAAATGTCATTTCATAGCTCCGTTGTGCAGCGTGGTGCTCTCAGCCAGGAACCGATGAACGAGATGTACCGCCATTGCGCCCTCGCCGACCGCTGACGCAACCCGTTTAATGCTGCCAGCCCGCGTATCACCTACCGCAAATATTCCCGGTACGCTGGTCTCAAGGTGCAGCGGAGAGCGACTCAATGGCCATTGAAAGTCGCCATATTCGACAAGGTCGGGTCCGGTGACAATAAAGCCCTTTTTGTCGAGAACAAAGGAATCCTCAAGCCACTCTGTGCGGGGCGCGGCACCTGCCATCACAAACACGTGGCGAATGCGCTTGGTTACCTTAAGTCCGGACGAGCCTTCCTTCCAGTCGATGCCTTCCAAATGCGCTGCCCCGGTCATACCGACAATCTGCGTCAGATAGTGGACATCAATCTTTGTGTGCGCATCGATTCTCGCAATCAGGTATTGCGACATTGATTCCGAGAGTTGGTCCGAGCGCACCAGAAGATGCACCTTCGATGAGGTTTGGGCGAGAAAGACGGCGGCTTGCCCGGCGGAATTTCCGCCACCCACGACAGCTACCTCCTCTGAGTCACAGAGCTGTGCTTCCATATGTGTCGCGTTGTAATAGATTCCTCTGCCTGCGAAAGCATCTGCCTCCTCAACGGGCAATCGCGCGTATTGAGCACCTGTCGCGATGACTATGCTGCGCGCATTGAACTTCAGACCAGATTCCAGAACGATTTTGTATGGCTGTCGGCTGCAGTCGATATGCACGACTGCTTGGGCTACCATCAACTGGGCGCCAAATTTCTGGGCTTGAGCGATGGATCGATTTGCGAGTTCCTGTCCCGACAGGCCCGTCGGAAAGCCCAGATAGTTCTCGATCTTCGAACTCGATCCTGCCTGCCCCCCAGGTGCAGACTTCTCGATGATCAGAGTCTTGAGTCCTTCCGAAGCTGCGTACACTGCCGCAGCAAGGCCTGCCGGCCCGGCTCCGATCACCAAAATGTCGCGGACCCCTTTGTCAACATTGATGTTGAGATCAAGACAAGCGGCGAGTTCGCTGATGGACGGATTTCTCAGGACATATCGTCTGTCGCAATAGACAACCGGAATTTCGCTATTTCGAACGGCAAGCTGCTCCATGAGTTCGCTGGCGCTCTTATCGCTTTCGATATCGACATACGTGAATGGATGCCCATTTCTGGTAAGAAACTCCCGGATTGCTAGAGTTCGGGCGGACCCGTTCGTGCCGAACAGAATGACATTCCCCTCGCCAAGCTGAATCATCAGCAGACGGCGTGCGACAAAGGCTCCCATGAGGATTTCTCCCAGCTCGGTATCCTTGGCCATGAGAGACAATACTTTGTCCCGAGTGAGTTCCAGTACAACGCCCGCATTCGTCACGCGCGCAGTAAGCAGCGATCGATTCCCTGAGATTACCGACATCTCTCCTGTGAACTGACCCGGTTCACGAACGGCTAAAATCTTCTCATCCTCGCCAGCTCTAGTGATCGAGACTGTACCCTCCAGGACGACGAAGAGAGGAACGTCAGGATGAGAGGGCTCGTAGAGTATTTCGCCACTACGGACGGAACGATGTTGAGCCACCGATCTAATCCTGTCGATGTGTTCTCGACTCAGCGTGGGATTGTCCTGCATACTGTGAATACCTCTTTCCGTGTTCATTGTGTGCATCGATGTATGACTGTATGACTAGACTCGAAAATCAGAGGCGCCGTGTCTTTTTAAGTACGATCGAAGTGTCTTGCGTCTTCGCATCAAACGGGACTTCGCAGCGCCGACAGAGATGTCCAATGCCTTCGCCGATTCCTCCAGCGAACCCTCAGTTCCGTAGTGCTGCTCAATAATTGAGCGAAGGGTGGGTCGCAGCTTCTTGACTTCTTGTCTGATGACGAGAATCATTGGATGTCTTGAGTGGAGTCGTTCAGGATCAAGCGAAAGGTTCAAGAACTCCGCCGCGTCCCGGGCGCCGCCTTCGTCGTTCAAGACATTGATGTATCCTTCCCTGCATATCTTTTTCTTACCCAGTATCATCAATGCTGTGATCGTACCGATGCTTGTGAGCCAAGTAGACAACCTGCAGGTACGACGAAATGTGTCCAAGTACCTATACGCTCTCAGCAAGGTGTCCCGCAGCGCGTCTTCTGCATCTTCTTGATTTCCAACAATCGAAAAGTTTCTCTTTTTCACCATCGGTGAATGTCGGCGACACAGTTCTACGAATGCTTGTTGGTCATCGGACTGCGCTCTCATAAGCAACTGATCATCAGAAGCGATGGAGTGGTTAAGAGTACATCCTCCGTGATCTGCGGTGTTCTCTTCACCCAAGCGCGCGGAAGGTGTTTTGCTGAACCATACAGATGCCGTCATGGACGCTTCCTGAGAACCGTCTCGATGGAGCGACGGAATCGGGCCACGGACTTCGCTAACATTGCCTCTCATCTAGTCCTCCCTCTCTAAGCGAGAGGATTTGCGTCAGTACAGGGCGATGCTATCCGTCACGCGGGCACAAGTAAACTACATGTTCCTAGAGGTTTGATCGATTTGTTGTCGGAGGGCAGTCGCCTCTCAACACCGCTTGAAGACCAAGATCAAAAGAGACATTCGTGCCCTTGGCAGTAGCGACGCGGATTATCTCGCTTTGACTGACCGCTCTAAGACGGCAGGGTCTGGCCACACAAGGGGCACATCGTATTCGTCGATCGCCAAATGAATCAACAAACCGGAGCTATTCGCATCGCAGCTTCATTCCCAAATCCAGGCAATGTACTGCGACCGGGGCAGTTTGAGCGGGTAACGGCGGATACGGAAATACGCCAAAACGCCATTCTCGTGCCGCAAATGGCAGTCCAGGAGCTACAAGGAACTAAGCAGGTTTATATCGCGGGGCCCGACAACAAGGCGTACATCGTAAATGTCACCCTCGGCCCTCAAGTAGGAAACGATTGGACTATCACGAGCGGCTTACGCGCCGATCAAAGAGTAATCACCAGCAATGTGCAAAAACTGCGAGACGGAGCCCCGGTCAGTGTGCGCGAGATCTCCGAGCAGGTGGCTATTGAGACCTCCAGCCCAACGGGAGCGAGGTGGGAAATGTCCAAATTCTTCATTCGTCGCCCCATTGTTGCCATCGTCATTGCAATTCTGACCGTGATCGTTGGTATGGTTGCAATGCTGTCGCTGCCTACCTCTCAATATCCCGACATCGTCCCTCCCGAAATCATGGTTCAGGCTACCTATCCAGGTGCAGACGCCAAGACACTGGCTCAGGCGGTCGCAACGCACATCGAGCAGCAAATGAACGGCGTTGACAACATGCTCTACATGTCGTCGGTAAGTGCGAACAATGGGCAGGGGCCGACGAAGCATCTGTATCCAGCGCCGATCAAGAATCCGTCGGTGACCAAAAATGGACGCAGGTGTTCCATGAGCCGGAATTGCAGGATTTGATCCGGACAGCACTCGAAAACAACTACGATGTGCGGATTGCGGCTCAACGCGTGTTTGAGTCGCAGGCACAGTTAAGGATCATTCGTTCACAGCAATTCCCGACGGTGTCGGTCGGCGGAACAGGTATTGGCGCTGACCTAGGCAGTTCCATTGGAAATAGATTGCCAAGTGGAGCAGCCGCCTTCAGAGCCTTCAATCTCTCCGCTGCCTGGACGCCGGATTTCTGGGGTCTGTATCGCCGGCAGACTGAGGCACAAAGGGCACAATTGTACCGATATAGTCGCCTCGGGAGAGCGAAATGATGGATCACATCGCCGAAAACGGGTAGGACAGCACGTTAGGTTTGTGGGTTCAGTTCACCATTACCGTGACGACGGTCGTTGCCGTCATATTTCCACCCGAACCGGTCACAGTAACCATGTAGCTTCCAACAGTCGTGCCGGGATCGGTTGGCGTCGGGACAGGATTGGCTGCCTTCCGTGCTCCGCCGCAACCCATGACTGTTGTGGCGAACGCACCGAGCAGCAACAGACTAAGCAGGGTCTTTGTTCGGTAACGGCGTGAGGGCACTCCGAAGAACAGGAATGCGGCAAGGGTGCCGCCTCCACCAAGCGCCAACATCCCGTTGTGACGGTTGGGGAATGCAGAGCCTGCCTGACCAGTCGCGTTGGACGAACTACTCGCTGCCGTGGTGTTGACAGTGAGCGTCGCCGTTACGGCTGCTGTTCCCGTGATGGCGGGTGGCGCAGCGACGGAGCAGGTGGGCTGATCGACCGCAGTTGTTGGACCAGTTACGGTACAGGAGAGCGCCACCGAGCCCGTAAAGCCGCCGCTGGGGCTGATCGTGATCATCGAAGTCCCGCTGGCGCCTGGCGTGGCGATGCTGATGGTCGTATTGGTTAGCGCAAAGCTTGGAGCGGGAGCGGTCACCGTAACAGCGACTGTGGTGTTGGCCATGGCAACCCCGCTCGAATCGACTGCATCCACATGCTCCATGTATTGCCCAGGGGTTGTGCCTGGTTGTGTCTGAATACTGAACGTTGTTGTCGTCGGAGCATCCCCCGAGATGGTCACCGGTGGGATGGACGAGCAGGCGGGCACGTCGTTTGCGCCGCCCGGAGAGTTGCCGCCGTTGCATTTCAGGGTCACAGTTCCGGAGAAGCCGTTCGTGGGGGTAATGGTGAGGGTCGAAGTCCCGGTGGCGCCAGCTACGACTGAAACTGGAGTACCACTCAGCGTGAGGCCTGCCGGTGGCGCGGGAGCGGTCACTGTCACTGCGATTATTGCAGTATTGGTGTTGGCCACGACAGATCCGATCGAATCGACTGCATACACTAACTCTCTGTATTTCCCTGGAGGTGTGCCTGATTGTGTTTGGATACTGAAGGCCATGGTTACTGGCGCACTCCCCGAGATAGTCACCGGTGGGATGGACGAGCAGGTAGGCAGATCGTTTGCGCCGCCGCATTCCAACTCCAGGGCCACAGTTCCGGAGAAGCCGTTCGTGGGGGTAATGGTGAGAGTCGAAGTCCCGGTGGCGCCAGCCACGACGGAAACTGGAGTAGCACTCAGCGTGAGGCCGGGCGGCACCACAGTTAGGGACACATCGACGGAGGTACTGCCGCCATAGTTGACGTCGCCGGAATAGATCGCTTTGACGAGATGCGTGCCTACGCCTACGGGGGAAATATTGTTCACCGTTGCAATTGTCAGCGCTGTCTCTGCCAAGAGCGAGGTTGCAGAGCTATCCGCGGAGTTTGCGACAACAAGATCTTCCTTGCCGTCTCCATTGAAGTCTGCCACCGAGACTGAGGTTGAGCCGGTATCCGCCGCGGGGCTAGCTGCGGCAGTAAAAGTTCCATCGCCGTTGCCCAGCAAAATCGTCACATTGCTGCTGCCGACGTTGGCCACCGCGAGATCAGGAACGCTGTCTCCATTGAAATCCGCAACCGCAATGGAATTGGGAGCCGTACCCGTTGCCGTGCTAGCTGCAGCCGTAAAGGTTCCATCGCCGTTGCCCAGCAGAATCGTCACATTGTTGCTGCCGGAGTTGGCCACGGCTAAATCCAGCTTGCCATCTCCGTTGAAGTCTGCTGCAGCAATCGACGAGGGGCTGGTGCCAGTTGCCGGGATTGCTGACACCGCAGTAAGGTTGCCCCCATGATTCAGGAAGACGTTCACGCCATTCGCGCCGGAGTTTGTCACCGCTAAGTCCGGTTGGCCATCTCCATTGAAGTCGCCCACGACGATCGCAGATTGGGAGCCGAAGGTCGCGAAGGGGATGCTGGACCCCTGCATAAAGGTTCCATCTCCGTTACCGGTCAGAATCAGGAGCATGCTGCACGGAGAGTCACCGTTCATGGCGCAAACCACGGCCAAATCCGGCTTGCCATCCCCGTTGAAGTCCGCTGCAGCCATAGCATTGGAAGTAAATGAATTACCGCCGATCGTCCCCAAAATCCCACCCACCTGGGTAAACGTTCCATCCCCGTTGCCCAAAAACACCGCACTTTCGCTCTCATCAAAGGAGGGCACCACGGCCAGATCGGGAATGCCATCTCCGTTGAAATCTCCCACTGCAATAGCGCCCGGCGAGCCACCCGAAAGACTGGGCGCTGCTGTGAATGTGCCGTCCCCGTTGCCCAGGAGCACGGAGATACCGCTTCCGAGTATGACCAGGTCCGGAATTCCGTCGCCATTGAAGTCAGCGGTCAAGACAGTGTTGCCGCTGTTCTGTGAGGCGACAGGTGGTAGTGAGGAATCTACGAAGCCGACACCTGCTTCACTCGTCAACGCCGCCGTCCCGAGCACTGCGTTCCCGTTGCTTGCGTCCACAAACGACACCATGCCCGTCGGCAAAGTATTTCCGTTGCCCGGCACTGTCGCCGTCAATGAGAAGATGTTTGGGACCCCACCGGCTTCGAAGTACGTCGTTGTGGCCAGTTGGCCCGTGCCCTGCGAAGCCGTCACTGTGAGCGACGATGCGGTCGAAGCACTGGGCCCAAGGGCGGCCAGATCGGCAAGAACAGCCTTGTAGCTGTGACTCCCAACCCCAGGGCGGAATTTCAGCGTCGCCGTACCGTTGGCGGTCAACTGCTCCGTGCCCAACAGATGAATGTCGGTGCAGAACTTGGCCGTCGCATCGCAGAAGTTGACCTGGCCAGGCGTGACCGGAGTGCTGCCGGCCATAACGGTTGCCGTCAGAGTGACCACGTTTCCTGAGGTCACCGTCGTTACCGTGTTTCCACCTGAGGTCAGCGACAGAGTCGTTGTCGTGGCCGCAGTTGCGGCCCAGGCTGGTACTGTCCCTGCGCCAGCCGTGAAACACACAATCGGAAAGAGATAGGCAAACAGGTGCAAGGAGACAGGCAGCCGCCGGCCGCTGATTTGCGCTGACTGAGAACGCACGTTTGAACCCCCTGTTGGAAGGAACTTCTGGTATGGCTACAAGGTGGAAACTGACTGGGAGCAGGTTTATTCCCTGCGTTCTGAATGATTAGTATGTGGAAATCCATACGCTTTGAGATCGTATTCGCTGCCTTCGTCAGTAGTTGCTGGTCGCAGCCTCGTTCAGCAATCCTTCGTTCCGGTTTTCATATCATGCGGAAACGCCAGAACTGTTTCCCGCAGCGCGGATTCAGCACCTTGGAATAAATATCTCCCCGCTTAGTTCTCATAAGTGACGATATGAGAATGATTGTTGAAACGGATGCTTAGGATGCTTAGCGCCACTCTTGGAGAGTTAAAGCAAGACAGCCGCACTGATCGGCAACGAGAACTCAAACGTTCAGAGGAGAAGTTATGAAGAAGTATGCAAGGATTCTGGTTGCGGCCGCTTTCGTTCTGGGGCTCAGCGGAACAGCCAAGGCGGCGAATCAAGAAGCAATCGTTGTTAAGCTCCCATTCAAGTTTTTGGTCGATGGAAAGACGCTCCCCGCAGGCACATACACGGTGCGTCGAGTGACGAGTGATAACTCCGGACCACTGTTACTTACCAACAGAGACAATGGTACCAGTGTGTTTGTGGCATATCATGGGAGCGAAAGTGCTACTAGCGATCAGCCCAAGGTAAGTTTCCAGCAAGCTGGGGAGCAGAACTTTCTCAGCACGATTCAAGCGACATTTGACGTCTATCACATCCGCGTTTCCGCTACGGAAATCACGGAAGCCATCGCGAAGTTACGGAACAGCGTTTCTTCTGCAGGCGGAAGCGAGTAGATTGCTGGACTCTCTCACATAGCCCCCAGCGTAAGCCCTTGTACCAACATTCGGCCGGACGTCATCTCTTTCCTGCAATTTAAGCCGGACTTGTTGCACACCGCAGAAGCGACATCAAATGTCAATGCGTAGCCGACACTCCGCTCCTCGGGGTCCTGTTAATGAAAAGGCGATTGGCCTCGGAGCGGCTAGTCGGGGGTGCGGAAACAGGTTGACTTGAGAGTGCTGGTAGTTGAAGCGTTTGGGATTTGTGATCTGAGTGGGCATGCTCGCCCTGGGTTTAACGAGCCGAAGCCGCGTTGGAGTTCTCGTCCTTTACGGGAAGACCGATGCGGCGCGCAAGATCCTGAAAATGCGGATCTGCGCGTAGTGCGTCGAAGCAAGGGCGTTCCAGGACCCCCGGGTTAAATCGCTCTTCATAGCCCTTTTCGAGCCATTCCATTGCCTGAACCTTGTCGCCCAGAGCCACGTAGACCATCGCTATTTCTGCGAAGAGTGGAGCACTCGGAGCCGAGCGTTTTTTCAAACCGTTCAGGAGTTCCGCGGCCTCTGCCTTCCGGTTTGATCCCGCGTAGGCGCGAGCAAGATTGGCGACAAAGATTGGATTGTTTCCAGCTAGCTTGATCGCCTCTTGCAGTTCTTCAATCGCTTCGCCAAACATGCGCTTTTGTATATACGCCTGGGCCAATTGATTGTGCGCAAAGGCAAAACCGGGATTCATCTCGATAGTCCTCCGGCTTTGCTGCATCGATTCATCCGGAAGTTGCGCAATTAGAAGAAGCTCTGCCAGATCGGCGTTTACTACCGGGGAAACTGGGTCCAGATTTTCGGCCTTCTTCATTTCTGCGATCGCTTCGTTGTTCCGCCCCATCAGGCTCAAGTGCCACGCATACCAATGGTGGGCGGTTGCATAGCCGGGGTTGAGATCTATCGCTCGCTGAAATTCTTTGTCGGCAGCTGCAAAATCCCAATTGAATCCCTCCAGGCAAAAGGCAAGCGAAGCATGTGCTTCGCCAAGGCTGTCGTCCAGTTCCAAGGCTCTTCTCGCCGCGGAGAGAGCTCTGGGCATTGCCTCTTTGGGGGTCATCACCGCATATTCCCAGTCTCCCAAGAGAGCGTACGTGTCGGCCAGTCCGCTATAGGCCGCTGCGTAATTTGGATCCCTGGCAATGGCCTGGTTGAAGTATTCGACGGCCTTCTTCAATCCATCTCCTGTCCGTTTGTTCCAAAAGTAACGCCCTTTGAGATACGCTTCGTAGGCTTGAGGATCGATCGTCTTGGCGCTCTTGAGCGCGGCCTGCTCTCGCGGAGTGACTTCGATTCGGATCTCTTCAGCAATAGCACGCGCTACACGATTCTGGACGGCCAATGTGTCGCGAATGCTCCCCTGATAACTATCCGCCCAAAGGTGTTTGTCGGCCGGTACCTGGATCAGTTGCGCCGTGATCCGAACCTGGTCGCCGGAACGCAATACGGAGCCTTCCACTACAGCGTCGACATTTAGCTCACGTGCGATCTCGGGGAGCGGTTTGCGGGCACCTTTGTACATCATCACCGAGGTGCGGGAGACAACACGCAAAGCCCTGATCTGAGCCAAATCCGTGATTAACTCATCCGTCATGCCATCAGCAAAATAGTCCTGCGAAGCGTCGCCGGAAAAGTTCTCCAGCGGTAACACGGCCAGTGACCGGATGCCTGAGGGCCGATGGATCCAGTAGAGAGCGACCAATACGGCCACAATTGACAGCCCCAGGCCGAGCATTGCTGCAAATGTGATCGGACGCGCCGTCCACCATCTCCCTTTAGGAACATCCGTCCAAGCTGGAAGCTGGTGAGCGGTCAGCGTGGCCAGATTCAGATCGATGGAAGCAGATTTTTGGGCAGTGGATTCACGGGCCCGGGCTGCAAACTCGCCGGCCTGACCGTCACATTCGATAAGCGACACTTCGGCGATAAACCGGTAGCCACGTTTTGGAAGCGTCTCGATGTAGCGGGGATTGTCAGCTGAATCTCCGAGGGCGCTGCGGAGCTTGCCAATGGCGATGTTGACCGCCTGATCGAAATCGCCAAAGCTCTCGTTGGCCCATAGCCGGTTCCGCAGTTGCTCCCGGGTCACCACTTCCCCTGGATGCTCAAGCAGGATCTCCAGCAACCTCAACGGTTGCTGTTGTACTCGGATCCTTAGGCCCGCACGCCGCATTTCGCCCGAGTCGAACGAAACCTCAAAGGTTCCAAACCTCGCTCCGGACGTGCGTCGCGACAACTCCATACCGTGCCAGGACCTTGCGCGCATTTTAGCATTTCCGTGCCGTGGCACGACGCTGAGGATAGGCCACGCGCTAAGCCAATCAATCTGGGTTACTTAGCCGGATAGAACGCGGATAGCCGAAAAACAGTTGCGGTACATTGACCAGGCGAGCGGGTGCACCCCAGATTGGATGTCACGACGGGCTCAACGTGATTCGGGAGAAACAAATGAGACGAATCGGATTCGACCGCGTGAAGGTGACTCCATCGAGGACAGCGAAGTTGCGCGAGCGCCAAGCGGTGTCAGAGTTTGAGGAATTGGCGATGCCTCTCGTGAGTTCGGTTTACAACCTGGCGCGCTGGCTGGTACGAAACGAGATCGAGGCCGAGGACCTTGTTCAGGAAACCTTTCTGAAGGCCCTCCGCAATTTCGGTTCGTTTCAGTCCGGCACCGACTTTCGGGCGTGGATGTTTCGCATTCTCAGAAACACATTTCTCAGTTCACGTTCAACGCTGGAACGGCGAATGACTGTCGAGTTAAAGAACGAGGAGGAGCTCCCGTTGTCGCGCGCTCAGTGCATCAGTCCCGAATCGCTCTTTATCGAGAGATCCAATATCGCTGCCATCCGAAGCGCAATTGAGCGACTGCCGCTGAGATCTCGAGAAGTGATTTTATTGTGTGATGTAGAAGATCTTGCCTATAAAGAGATTGCGGAAATCCTCGAAATTCCAATAGGCACGGTCATGTCCCGATTAGCCAGAGCGCGCAAGGCAATTCGAGAGGCACTCCAGCCTGCGGAAATGGATCACTATCGACAATCCGCACCTCTGAATTAACAGGAAAGGAGGGAGCAACTGCCGTGATGTGCATGCTTTGCTCAACCAGCTCTCATCCTACTTCGTACGGGCGGACGATTCGTATGGCGGTGCGGGTATCCATTCTCGAAAGAACTGCATAGCCGTTTCTGTATTTTGCTCATTCATCCGTTTTACGGCAGAAGAGATCGAGAACGGGGCTTAACCAAATCGGCATTACAAAGGAGTGCATGTCCAAGCCCAAATGCGAAGAGGTTTCTCCCTTTGAGTTTTCGGCCTTTGCACGCGATGGAAAGGATTGAAATGACGCAGCAAGCTTTGCCCAAGCAACGGTTGTTCACGGCTGGATCGTTCCAGAGCGGTCACGGGAGCGATGCGTCCCGGGAGCCGCTGTCTGCCTTGACCAGGAGTCTCGCGCTCATTTCCCACGATCTCCGTCTTCCTCTGGCTGCCATACTTGCCAATGCAGAATTTCTCGCACAATCGAAGTTAACTGTAGAGGAAAAAGATGAACTCTACCAGGAGATCCGTTTGGCGGTCGACCGGATGAATGAGATGGTGTCGTCGCTGGTCGCATGCGCCCAGAACGCGGACACTCTCCGGCCTGCCAGGCGAAGTATCGTTGAGACCGTAAGACGTGCGATCCGAATGACGAGCGTGAGACAGGAGTTTCGCCGAATCAGCATCACTCATCACCATCAAGGCATCGCTATGGGGTGGTTCGACTCCAGCCGGTTCGAACGGCTGGTCGCTAACTTGGTTTTGAATGCTTGCGAGGCAGTTTCGCCTGAATCGGGGCAGATCGTCGTCAACACCGCAGGCAACAGAGCCCGTTTGCAAATCGAAGTCTGGGACAACGGACCTGGTATCCCGGCAGCGATTCGGCAGTCCGTCTTTCTACCATTCGTCAGCT
This portion of the Acidicapsa acidisoli genome encodes:
- a CDS encoding sigma-70 family RNA polymerase sigma factor; this encodes MRRIGFDRVKVTPSRTAKLRERQAVSEFEELAMPLVSSVYNLARWLVRNEIEAEDLVQETFLKALRNFGSFQSGTDFRAWMFRILRNTFLSSRSTLERRMTVELKNEEELPLSRAQCISPESLFIERSNIAAIRSAIERLPLRSREVILLCDVEDLAYKEIAEILEIPIGTVMSRLARARKAIREALQPAEMDHYRQSAPLN
- a CDS encoding sensor histidine kinase, with the translated sequence MTQQALPKQRLFTAGSFQSGHGSDASREPLSALTRSLALISHDLRLPLAAILANAEFLAQSKLTVEEKDELYQEIRLAVDRMNEMVSSLVACAQNADTLRPARRSIVETVRRAIRMTSVRQEFRRISITHHHQGIAMGWFDSSRFERLVANLVLNACEAVSPESGQIVVNTAGNRARLQIEVWDNGPGIPAAIRQSVFLPFVSYGKTNGSGLGLAIAKKIVDEHGGEIYFDGTCARGTLFKISIPFATAHGPHPHISASSIYVARASKDGAQCSPEQIA